From a region of the Georgenia yuyongxinii genome:
- a CDS encoding bifunctional folylpolyglutamate synthase/dihydrofolate synthase codes for MDQRTPGDVPEETGAAGPGPAGAARRDPAEAEREAQERIAAFMAAADAPDDGVDPVSDTTTEEDEHAAGLRALLGSALFTGPDPDVAEEVLHEEEAEPSDAQKHAVAVAHAQAEEQVRGIYLDILARAPEHDVQPSLQRVADVLELLGDPHRAYPVIHLTGTNGKTSTARMIERLLREKGLRTGRFTSPHLHSVRERIALDGAPISPEAFVATWEDVKPYIEMVDARSQADGGPRLSFFEVFTVMAYAAFADAPVDVAVVEVGMGGRWDATNVADGTVEVLTRIDRDHERWLGHTLEEIAGEKVGIITDRSTVLSAAQQEEVESVIMSAAAQHGARLLRDGQDLAVVDRQLGVGGQLLTLSTPAGVYQDVFLPLHGEHQAHNALLALAAVETFFGGAALDGGVVEQGFAGVDSPGRLELVRRSPTVLVDAAHNPAGIDALRAAIEEAFPFSHLVGVVGVMADKDAEGILAGLEPLLAEIVVTRATTDRAMDVEELAEIAADVFGEERVHVAERLDDAIDKAATLAEADPEEVVTSTGILVAGSVILAAEARALMGRKTA; via the coding sequence ATGGACCAGCGAACTCCGGGCGACGTCCCCGAGGAGACCGGCGCCGCCGGTCCGGGCCCCGCCGGCGCTGCCCGCCGGGACCCCGCCGAGGCCGAGCGCGAGGCGCAGGAGCGCATCGCGGCGTTCATGGCGGCCGCCGACGCCCCGGACGACGGCGTCGACCCAGTCTCGGACACGACCACGGAGGAGGACGAGCACGCGGCCGGCCTGCGGGCCCTCCTCGGCTCCGCCCTGTTCACCGGGCCCGACCCGGACGTGGCGGAGGAGGTGCTGCACGAGGAGGAGGCGGAGCCCTCCGACGCGCAGAAGCACGCCGTCGCCGTCGCCCACGCCCAGGCGGAGGAGCAGGTCCGGGGCATCTACCTCGACATCCTCGCCCGGGCGCCCGAGCACGACGTCCAGCCCAGCCTCCAGCGGGTCGCGGACGTGCTGGAGCTGCTGGGCGACCCGCACCGGGCCTATCCGGTCATCCACCTGACCGGCACCAACGGCAAGACGTCGACCGCGCGCATGATCGAGCGGCTGCTGCGCGAGAAGGGCCTGCGCACGGGCCGGTTCACCTCCCCGCACCTGCACTCGGTGCGCGAGCGCATCGCCCTGGACGGTGCGCCGATCAGCCCCGAGGCCTTCGTGGCCACCTGGGAGGACGTCAAGCCCTACATCGAGATGGTCGACGCCCGGTCCCAGGCCGACGGCGGTCCGCGGCTGAGCTTCTTCGAGGTCTTCACCGTCATGGCCTACGCCGCGTTCGCCGACGCCCCGGTGGACGTCGCCGTCGTCGAGGTCGGCATGGGCGGGCGCTGGGACGCGACCAACGTGGCGGACGGGACCGTGGAGGTCCTCACCCGCATCGACCGCGACCACGAGCGGTGGCTCGGCCACACCCTGGAGGAGATCGCCGGGGAGAAGGTCGGCATCATCACCGACCGGTCCACGGTGCTCTCCGCCGCACAGCAGGAGGAGGTCGAGAGCGTCATCATGTCCGCTGCCGCCCAGCACGGGGCCCGGCTGCTGCGCGACGGGCAGGACCTCGCCGTCGTCGACCGCCAGCTCGGCGTGGGCGGGCAGCTGCTCACCCTGAGCACGCCCGCCGGCGTCTACCAGGACGTCTTCCTCCCGCTGCACGGCGAGCACCAGGCGCACAACGCGCTGCTCGCGCTCGCGGCGGTGGAGACCTTCTTCGGCGGCGCCGCCCTCGACGGCGGGGTCGTCGAGCAGGGCTTCGCCGGGGTCGACTCACCCGGTCGGCTCGAGCTCGTGCGGCGCAGCCCCACGGTGCTGGTCGACGCCGCCCACAACCCGGCCGGCATCGACGCGCTCCGCGCCGCCATCGAGGAGGCATTCCCCTTCTCCCACCTCGTCGGCGTCGTGGGGGTCATGGCCGACAAGGACGCCGAGGGCATCCTCGCCGGCCTAGAGCCGCTGCTCGCCGAGATCGTCGTCACCCGGGCGACCACGGACCGTGCGATGGACGTCGAGGAGCTCGCGGAGATCGCCGCCGACGTGTTCGGCGAGGAGCGGGTCCACGTGGCCGAACGCCTCGACGACGCGATCGACAAGGCCGCCACGCTGGCCGAGGCGGACCCCGAGGAGGTCGTGACGAGCACCGGGATCCTCGTGGCCGGCTCCGTGATCCTGGCTGCGGAGGCCCGGGCGCTGATGGGCAGGAAGACCGCCTGA
- the dhaK gene encoding dihydroxyacetone kinase subunit DhaK, with translation MKKLINNPQNVVAESLRGFGLAHPEHVRVNEDPLFVSRAGGAVQGKVGLVSGGGSGHEPLHAGYVGVGMLDAAVPGPMFTSPTPEPILEATKAADGGAGVLHIVKNYTGDVLNFETAAELAEAEDITVKAVIVNDDVAVEDSLYTAGRRGVAGTVLVEKIAGAAAERGDDLDAVVAVAQKVIDNVRSMGVALSACTVPHAGKPSFDLEEDEIEIGIGIHGEPGRHRIAMAGADEITERLLTPVLEDLKVTDGEEVLLFVNGMGGTPLSELYVVYNHARDLLDQRGLKVTRSLVGNYITSLEMQGASVTVLRLDADLTALWDAPVDTPALRRGL, from the coding sequence GTGAAGAAGCTCATCAACAACCCCCAGAACGTCGTCGCCGAGTCACTGCGGGGCTTCGGCCTCGCCCACCCCGAGCACGTCCGGGTCAACGAGGACCCGCTCTTCGTCTCCCGCGCCGGCGGCGCCGTCCAGGGCAAGGTCGGCCTGGTCTCCGGCGGCGGCTCCGGGCACGAGCCCCTGCACGCCGGCTACGTCGGCGTAGGCATGCTCGACGCCGCCGTGCCCGGGCCCATGTTCACGTCGCCCACGCCCGAGCCCATCCTCGAGGCCACCAAGGCGGCCGACGGCGGCGCCGGCGTGCTGCACATCGTGAAGAACTACACCGGCGACGTCCTCAACTTCGAGACGGCCGCCGAGCTCGCCGAGGCGGAGGACATCACCGTCAAGGCCGTGATCGTCAACGACGACGTCGCGGTCGAGGACTCCCTCTACACCGCCGGTCGGCGCGGCGTGGCCGGCACCGTGCTGGTCGAGAAGATCGCCGGGGCGGCCGCCGAGCGCGGCGACGACCTCGACGCCGTCGTCGCCGTCGCCCAGAAGGTCATCGACAACGTCCGCTCGATGGGCGTGGCGCTGTCCGCATGCACCGTGCCCCACGCCGGCAAGCCCTCCTTCGACCTCGAGGAGGACGAGATCGAGATCGGCATCGGCATCCACGGCGAACCCGGCCGCCACCGCATCGCCATGGCCGGCGCCGACGAGATCACCGAGCGCCTGCTCACCCCGGTGCTCGAGGACCTCAAGGTGACCGACGGCGAGGAGGTCCTGCTCTTCGTCAACGGCATGGGTGGCACGCCCCTGTCCGAGCTCTACGTGGTCTACAACCACGCCCGGGACCTGCTCGACCAGCGCGGGCTGAAGGTCACCCGCTCGCTGGTGGGCAACTACATCACCTCGCTGGAGATGCAGGGCGCCTCGGTCACCGTGCTGCGCCTGGACGCGGACCTCACCGCGCTGTGGGACGCTCCGGTCGACACCCCCGCGCTGCGGCGCGGGCTCTGA
- the dhaL gene encoding dihydroxyacetone kinase subunit DhaL, protein MTATLGTEWALDWVARAATAVSEHRIDLIELDRAIGDGDHGENMDRGFTAVTAKLAATRPESAGEVLKTVATTLMSTVGGAAGPLYGTAFLRGAKAADGELDAAGVAAVLEAALEGIKARGKAETGEKTMVDAWTPAAEAARAAADAGRSPVEALRAAADAAAAGADATVPMVATKGRASYLGERSAGHRDPGAESSSLLLAAAAEAAEAR, encoded by the coding sequence ATGACCGCCACCCTGGGGACCGAGTGGGCGCTGGACTGGGTGGCCCGCGCGGCCACAGCAGTCTCCGAGCACCGGATCGACCTCATCGAGCTGGACCGGGCGATCGGCGACGGCGACCACGGCGAGAACATGGACCGCGGTTTCACCGCCGTGACGGCCAAGCTCGCGGCGACCCGGCCGGAGTCGGCGGGGGAGGTGCTCAAGACGGTCGCGACCACCCTGATGTCCACGGTGGGCGGGGCCGCCGGGCCGCTCTACGGCACCGCGTTCCTCCGCGGTGCCAAGGCGGCCGACGGCGAGCTCGACGCCGCCGGGGTGGCCGCCGTGCTGGAGGCCGCCCTGGAGGGCATCAAGGCCCGCGGCAAGGCCGAGACGGGGGAGAAGACCATGGTGGACGCCTGGACCCCGGCCGCGGAGGCCGCGCGCGCCGCGGCGGACGCCGGGCGCAGCCCCGTCGAGGCCCTACGCGCCGCCGCGGATGCCGCGGCGGCGGGCGCGGACGCCACCGTGCCGATGGTCGCCACGAAAGGCCGCGCGAGCTACCTCGGCGAGCGCTCCGCCGGTCACCGTGACCCCGGCGCGGAGTCGTCCTCGCTGCTCCTCGCCGCAGCGGCAGAGGCGGCCGAGGCGCGGTGA
- the dhaM gene encoding dihydroxyacetone kinase phosphoryl donor subunit DhaM gives MTAKAGLVVVSHSVRLAEGVVEVAAQMAPDVPMRAAGGTEDGRVGTSFDKVEAAVSALLGEVEQVVLLTDLGSATMTAESVLDVLDADVADRVVLADGPLVEGAVAGAVAAQSGADAAAVARAVAEAASSFAGAAGGPGDAGATGQPGTAPAQQRAAGNGAGDGEALTATLTLRNKVGLHARPAALLARLVAGFDAEVTVNDVEAASVLALMGLGLEQGDEMHVRARGAQASDALEAVTVAVADGFGEE, from the coding sequence GTGACGGCGAAGGCCGGCCTCGTCGTCGTCTCCCACTCGGTCCGGCTCGCCGAGGGGGTGGTCGAGGTGGCCGCGCAGATGGCGCCCGACGTCCCGATGCGAGCGGCGGGCGGGACCGAGGACGGCCGTGTCGGCACCAGCTTCGACAAGGTCGAGGCTGCGGTCTCCGCGCTGCTGGGGGAGGTGGAGCAGGTGGTCCTGCTCACCGACCTCGGCTCGGCCACGATGACGGCCGAGTCGGTGCTGGACGTGCTCGACGCTGACGTCGCCGACCGTGTGGTCCTCGCGGACGGTCCGCTCGTCGAAGGGGCGGTGGCCGGCGCGGTCGCCGCCCAGTCCGGGGCAGACGCCGCCGCGGTGGCCCGCGCCGTCGCCGAGGCGGCCAGCAGCTTCGCGGGTGCGGCTGGTGGCCCTGGTGACGCCGGGGCGACGGGGCAGCCCGGGACGGCACCGGCGCAGCAGCGGGCCGCAGGGAACGGCGCCGGCGACGGCGAGGCCCTCACCGCCACGCTTACCCTGCGCAACAAGGTCGGTCTGCACGCCCGGCCGGCGGCGCTGCTCGCCCGGCTCGTGGCGGGGTTCGACGCCGAGGTGACCGTCAACGACGTCGAGGCGGCCAGCGTGCTCGCCCTGATGGGACTCGGCCTGGAGCAGGGCGACGAGATGCACGTGCGGGCCCGCGGCGCGCAGGCTTCGGACGCCCTCGAGGCCGTCACCGTGGCGGTCGCGGACGGCTTCGGGGAGGAGTAG
- a CDS encoding DUF4233 domain-containing protein produces MTDQPSATPTPHAPAAPPRPPGSARRMFAMTVLVSEVFIVLFASLVAHGLRLADLGLIWGVGGAAMLACAVCAGLLRHRAGYVLGSVVQVLLLAAGFLLPMMFVIGVIFGVLWVASVQLGGRIDVERKQRYAAEVEHFRSQSA; encoded by the coding sequence GTGACCGACCAGCCCTCCGCCACCCCGACGCCCCACGCGCCGGCGGCGCCGCCACGCCCCCCCGGGTCCGCCCGGCGCATGTTCGCGATGACCGTCCTCGTCAGCGAGGTCTTCATCGTGCTGTTCGCCTCGCTGGTCGCCCACGGACTGCGGCTGGCCGACCTCGGCCTGATCTGGGGTGTGGGCGGTGCCGCGATGCTCGCCTGCGCGGTGTGCGCCGGTCTGCTGCGCCACCGCGCGGGCTACGTGCTCGGTTCCGTGGTGCAGGTGCTGCTGCTCGCGGCGGGATTCCTGCTGCCGATGATGTTCGTCATCGGGGTGATCTTCGGTGTGCTGTGGGTGGCGTCCGTCCAGCTCGGCGGGCGCATCGACGTCGAGCGCAAGCAGCGATACGCCGCCGAGGTGGAGCACTTCCGCTCGCAGTCGGCCTGA
- a CDS encoding DUF998 domain-containing protein, whose protein sequence is MGARAAARRLLAGGVVAGPLFLGSVGAQMLLRDGFDVRRHGLSLLSHGDLGWVQISTFVVTGLLVEGLAVGLHLAPDRWGGAGPAQAMGAAGVGLILAGMFRVDAYGDFPPGLVHDAGARPGGAERVLHSAHGVLHGTEGVLHDVGTALAINAALVACVLLARRFARSGRRGWAGYCSGTAVVGAVLAWWPWGATSVRLVLVSLVLMVWVALVSARLRGVVVDHAPQSELRPR, encoded by the coding sequence ATGGGTGCGAGGGCGGCTGCCCGCCGGCTCCTGGCGGGCGGCGTCGTCGCCGGCCCGCTCTTCCTGGGGTCCGTCGGGGCCCAGATGCTGCTCCGCGACGGCTTCGACGTGCGTCGGCACGGCCTGAGCCTGCTCAGTCACGGGGACCTCGGCTGGGTCCAGATCAGCACCTTCGTGGTGACAGGCCTGCTCGTGGAGGGACTCGCCGTCGGGCTCCACCTGGCGCCGGACCGGTGGGGCGGGGCCGGACCTGCCCAGGCGATGGGTGCCGCGGGCGTCGGCCTGATCCTGGCGGGGATGTTCCGGGTCGACGCGTACGGCGACTTCCCGCCCGGTCTCGTGCACGACGCGGGAGCGCGGCCAGGCGGCGCAGAGCGCGTGCTGCACAGCGCGCACGGCGTGCTGCACGGCACGGAGGGTGTGCTGCACGACGTCGGGACCGCCCTGGCGATCAACGCCGCGCTCGTCGCGTGCGTGCTTCTCGCCCGTCGGTTCGCGCGGTCCGGCCGGCGCGGCTGGGCCGGCTACTGCTCGGGCACCGCTGTGGTCGGCGCCGTCCTGGCGTGGTGGCCGTGGGGCGCGACCAGCGTCCGGCTGGTGCTCGTGTCGCTCGTGCTGATGGTGTGGGTCGCGCTGGTCTCCGCCAGGCTGCGCGGGGTGGTCGTGGACCACGCGCCGCAGTCGGAACTTCGGCCCAGGTGA